A section of the Paramisgurnus dabryanus chromosome 4, PD_genome_1.1, whole genome shotgun sequence genome encodes:
- the LOC135750645 gene encoding uncharacterized protein, which yields MDVMCCKSGTDQVLQDEESTDQTSRESLDSVWNAGEQQQILQTKLKMCSVKLIDFRNLMMKIKTEHTEIKTEATEVEDHTGDEDESCGDDFIPSDEKSHSWSEGEIKSSTSKERHLERHERKHTEEKIFTCRGSEISFTTLQEKKLHSEEHREKKKKRQFHCEQCGKGFVILSQLKVHMKTHSGEKPFYCNECGKYYTTKQILDVHQRIHTGEKPYQCSHCDKRFCKKSQLISHERIHIEEKPYHCSYCGKGFSDSSQLKIHLRIHTRENPYQCSHCEKMFTKSSNLKAHERVHTGEKPYHCGVCGKSFNQNSSLVSHQRTHTREKPYKCSQCEKTFNHLGSLKTHERVHTGEKPYVCSHCGKRFTDPSHVRVHLRVHTGEKPYHCNVCEKSFNQSSSLVKHQRTHTGEKPHQCSVCGKSFSQHEHLVNHQRTHTGEKPYKCSQCEKTFAQSAQLKVHQRDHTGEKPYQCDVCGKGFNQSGSLVTHHRTHTGEKPYKCSQCEATFAHSSTLKTHERLHTGEKPYKCSQCGKTCTQAGQLKVHQRVHTREKL from the exons ATGGatgtgatgtgctgtaaatcaggAACTGATCAGGTCTTACAGGATGAGGAATCTACTGATCAAACCTCCAgagagtctctggattctgtctggaacgctggagaacagcagcagatcctgcagaccaaactcaagatgtgttcagtcaaacTCATCGACTTCAGGAACCTCATGATGAAGATCAAAACTGAACatacagaaataaaaactgaagcTACAGAAGTGGAAGACCACACTGGTGATGAAGATGAGAGTTGTGGTGATGATTTTATTCCTTCAG ATGAGAAGAGCCATTCATGGTCTGAGGGAGAAATAAAATCGTCCACATcaaaagaaagacatttagagagacatgagagaaaacacacagaagagAAAATCTTCACCTGCAGGGGATCTGAGATCAGCTTTACTAccttacaagagaagaaacttcattcagaagagcacagagagaagaagaagaagaggcagtTTCACTGTGAGCAGTGTGGGAAGGGTTTTGTCATCTTATCTCAGCTGAAAGTTCACATGAAGACACACAGTGGTGAAAAACCTTTCTACTGCAATGAATGTGGCAAATACTACACCACCAAACAAATTCTTGATGTTCATCAGAGaattcacacaggagaaaaaccctatcaatgttcacactgtgataaaCGTTTCTGTAAGAAATCTCAGCTGATAAGCCATGAGAGAATTCACATTgaagagaaaccttatcactgcTCTTACTGTGGAAAAGGATTTTCTGATTCATCTCAATTAAAAATTCATCTGAGAATTCACACTAGAGAGAACCCTTACCAATGCTCTCATTGTGAGAAGATGTTTACTAAGTCAAGTAACTTAAAAGCCcatgagagagttcacactggagagaaaccttaccaCTGTggtgtttgtgggaagagttttaatcAAAATAGCAGTTTAGTGTcacaccagagaactcatacacgtgaaaaaccttacaaatgctctcagtgtgagaagacGTTTAATCATTTAGGTTCCTTAAAAACCCAcgagagagttcatactggagaaaaaccttacgtctgctctcACTGTGGAAAGAGATTCACTGATCCATCTCATGTTAGAGTCCATctgagagttcacactggagagaaaccttatcactgtaatGTCTGTGAGAAGAGTTTTAATCAAAGTAGCAGTTTAGTGAaacaccagagaactcatacgGGTGAAAAACCTCATCAGTGtagtgtttgtgggaagagtttcagTCAACATGAACATTTAGTGAAtcaccagagaactcatacaggtgaaaaaccttacaaatgctctcagtgtgagaagacGTTTGCTCAGTCAGCTCAATTAAAAGTCCATCAGAGAgatcacactggagagaaaccttaccaGTGTGATGTTTGTGGGAAAGGTTTTAATCAAAGTGGCAGTTTAGTGACGCACCacagaactcatacaggtgaaaaaccttacaaatgctctcagtgtgaggCGACGTTTGCTCACTCAAGTACCTTAAAAACCCATGAGAGacttcatactggagagaaaccttacaaatgctctcagtgtgggAAGACGTGTACTCAAGCAGGGCAATTAAAagtccatcagagagttcacactagAGAAAAACTTTAA